Proteins encoded in a region of the Cytobacillus pseudoceanisediminis genome:
- a CDS encoding uracil-DNA glycosylase family protein has protein sequence MECSLLSKYLPAIEKLPKGEPLTKDQLMTEEFLISQGGDLDIYYAPHNEYINKDAKIVIVGITPGWSQMRIAFESFMKGLAAEKELNAILKETKKAASFSGGMRRNLISMLDQCGLYEALHIDGSDTLFERNRPLLHTTSVLKYPVFFRGNNYTGHQPDLLKTAMLAEYATEVFPEELAQINSHALIIPLGITAERIIRHLYTAKQLTGHIIVSGFPHPSGANGHRAKQFEQNKYAMTDLIRRWGEQL, from the coding sequence ATGGAGTGTTCATTACTTTCAAAGTATCTTCCGGCCATTGAAAAGCTGCCAAAAGGCGAGCCGCTGACAAAGGATCAATTAATGACTGAAGAGTTCTTAATAAGTCAGGGTGGGGATTTGGACATATATTATGCTCCGCACAACGAATATATCAATAAAGACGCAAAAATTGTGATCGTCGGGATTACTCCTGGATGGAGCCAAATGAGGATTGCCTTTGAATCATTCATGAAAGGACTGGCTGCTGAAAAAGAGCTTAATGCAATCCTGAAGGAGACCAAAAAGGCAGCCAGCTTTTCAGGAGGGATGAGGAGAAATTTAATAAGCATGCTAGATCAATGCGGTTTATATGAAGCACTGCACATTGATGGCTCTGATACACTTTTCGAGCGAAATAGACCGCTCCTTCACACCACATCTGTTCTAAAATATCCGGTTTTCTTCCGTGGCAATAATTATACCGGACACCAGCCTGATCTTTTAAAAACAGCGATGCTTGCCGAGTACGCAACAGAAGTATTCCCAGAAGAGCTGGCTCAAATCAATAGCCATGCACTCATTATCCCGCTGGGAATAACCGCCGAAAGGATCATCCGTCATCTATACACAGCCAAACAACTTACAGGACATATCATAGTATCAGGCTTTCCGCATCCTTCTGGCGCAAATGGGCACCGGGCTAAGCAGTTCGAACAGAACAAATATGCTATGACAGATTTAATTAGAAGATGGGGAGAACAGCTATAA